Part of the Bacteroidetes bacterium GWF2_43_63 genome, TGAGATCAACTTCCTTGACACGAAAATCTTTTTCAATGTCTTTGATTTGTTTGTCCAGATCGGACAATTCAGTGCCGTTGAAAATAAACATCGGCTGCGGCTGTGGAATTTTGTACTCTTTCATGTTACTTGCGTTTTAAAACAATGATGTCGGTCGGAACTTCTGTAAACCTGAATACGGGCGGCAAACGATATGCATCCACCAGATCGGCCAACTGTCCGATGCTGTCTTTTTCGTGGTTGTATGAAATCCCGTTTCTCAGAAAATTACTGGACGTGATAAAGACCAACAGCCCGCCAGGTTTTAGCAGTTTCAGGCTGTAATACATAAAAAACAGCTCTATCTGCTGCATTTTGGGCGAGGCAAAATAAGAGCTGTATTTGTTTTTATGTTTGCCATACGGAGGATTTCCAATGACCATGGAGAAGGGATAATCTTCGAGCCAGGTGATCTGCTGGCCTTTGAGTTTGCTTGTAAATCGCGGGGCTTGCAAAAAGGCCGTTTCAAAATATCCGGTGTGAATTTGTGCTTCCGGGTATGTGATCTGGCAGA contains:
- a CDS encoding adenine-specific DNA methylase; this translates as MSKSVNQYELNKQIENFIREKDAKGEAFSADDIAFIQQYEGSGGQGSKGASGEGVLYEFFTPDYIVELMWELAFRYGFDAKGSILEPGIAIGRMVAPAPDKSRVTGFEINPVSARICQITYPEAQIHTGYFETAFLQAPRFTSKLKGQQITWLEDYPFSMVIGNPPYGKHKNKYSSYFASPKMQQIELFFMYYSLKLLKPGGLLVFITSSNFLRNGISYNHEKDSIGQLADLVDAYRLPPVFRFTEVPTDIIVLKRK